The DNA segment GCCACGTTCCAGCGCCAACACATCGGGGATGGCTGTGCCGGTCAACTGGCTGACGGTCATCAGCAAGTCATCGGTAGCGGCCAGCCCCATTGGGATCTGCACCTCGGTCGCAGGTTGGTTCCACATCTCCTGCACCACTTTTTTGCTTTTCACCAGTTGCCAGGGCTGCAGCAACAACGTATCGATGGCATCGGGGGCCTCGCGCATCTCCTGCTGTGTGGTGCCTCCGGCATACATGTGGTAATGCCCATCAGCCGGGGTGTCCAGCACCTCGGAAGGATCGGACAGCAGGCTACAGGGCACCGCCATTTGCGCCATCATGCGTTTCAGCACGCGGAAATTGCCCAGATAAGTTTCGAAGCCAGTCACCATATTCAGACGGGGAATTCTGCCGGGTTGCGCCTCATGATCTGCCGTGAAAGTTTTGGCAAAACCTTCAAACATATTGTCCCAGCCGGTGATATGGCTGCCAATAAAACTCGGGGTATGCGCAAAGGGCACCGGCAGGCTGGCATCGACAAAACCGTCTTTCTTGGCGTTGGCGATAAATGCCTGCAAATCATCACCAATGACCTCGGCCATGCAGGTGGTGGAGACCGCGATGATCTCCGGTTTATACAGGATGCTGGCATTTTGCAGCCCGGTATTCATGTTGTTATTGCCGCCGAACACCGCCGCATCCTCAGTCATCGAGTCTGATACGCAGGCCACCGGCTCCTTAAAATGACGGTTAAAATAGGTGCGAAAATAAGCCACACACCCCTGAGACCCGTGTACGTAGGGTAGGGTGTTGGCAAATCCCAGCGAGCAGAGCACCGCACCAAGAGGCTGGCAGGCTTTGGCCGGGTCAATGGTTAGCGCTTCGCGTTTGAAATTCAGGGCTTCGTATTCGGCAGTGGTGGTCCATTGAAAGACCTCCTGGACCCGTGCCTGATCCCAGGCTTCTTCCTGAGAACGTTTGCCACTGAACAGTTTCTGGTATTCATCCTGTTCGAATAAAGGATGACAATTATGAATCTTATCAACAGTCTGGCTCATGGTATTCTCCTCCCGCGCCACAAATCGGTGAACTGACGGGATTGCATAAGAGATGTCAGGCGGACTTCAACCAGGGCGCTGTAAGCTGGCCCCAGGCGGGATTATTTAGGGTCATATCCATATCACGGGCAAAAATGGCAAAGCCGTCATAGCCGTGATAGGGACCGGAGTAGTCCCAGGAGTGCATCTGGCGGAACGGCACGCCCATCTTCTGGAAAATGTACTTTTCCTTGATCCCTGAGCCGATCAAGTCTGGCTTGAGCGCTTTGACAAATGCTTCCAGCTCATAACTGCTGGCATCGTCGAACAACAGCGTGCCCTCCTTCAGATCCGGCAAAGTACGGTCGTAGTCGTCGTTATGACCGAACTCGTAACCGGCGGCGATGATCTCCATACCCAGATCTTCATAAGCACCAATCAGATGGCGTGGACGCAGCCCCCCCATGTAAAGCAGCACTTTGCGGCCTTCCAGCCGTGGCCGGTATTTCGCGATGATGGCGTCGTTTTGCGCCTGATAGCGGGCAATCACCGCCTCGGCATTGGCACGAATCTGGTCATCAAACTGGTCGGCGATTTTGCGTAACGACTCAGCCACTTTGGTCGGACCAAAGAAGTTGTATTCCATCCACGGAATGCCGTGCTTCTCTTCCATATGGCGCGAGATGTAGTTCATCGAGCGATAGCAGTGCACCAGATTAAGTTTCACAAACGGGGTGTTTTCCATTTCCACCAGCGTGCCATCGCCAGACCACTGCGCTACCACCCGCAACCCCATCTCCTCCAGCAGGATACGGGAGGCCCAGGCGTCGCCGCCGATGTTGTAGTCACCAATAATCGCCACATCGTAGGGAGTGGTGGTAAAGGGTTGCCCTTCGCGGTTGTCCAGCACCCAGTCACGGATCACATCATTGGCGATATGGTGCCCCAGCGACTGCGATACGCCGCGAAAGCCTTCGCAGCGTACCGGCACCACCGGTTTGTTGATGGCCGTGCTGCTGGCTTTCGCCACGGCGGAGATATCATCGCCAATCAGTCCTACCGGGCATTCCGACTGAATACTGATCCCTTTGGTTAGCGGGAACAGTTCCTCCATCTCTTCAATCAATTTGGTGAGTTTTTTATCCCCGCCAAACACGATGTCACGCTCCTGAAAATCGGAGGTGAAATTGAGGGTCACAAAACTGTCGACCCCGCTGATCCCGGTAAAATAGTTACGGCGTCCGGCCCGTGAATACTGGCCGCAGCCAATGGGGCCGTGCGAGATATGGGCCATATCTTTGATTGGTCCAAACACCACCCCTTTGGAACCGGCATAGGCACAGCCACGGACGGTCATCACACCAGGTTGTGATTTGCGGTTGGAGATGATGCATTTCCCGACACTCTCCATTTCCGGGTCGGTCACCATCATGTGTTTACGGCGTTCCTTGCGCGTTTTTTCCGGGTAGATCTCCAGCACCTCCTGGATAATCTCCAGATTACGATCGGCTGTTGCATTGCTCATGGGCTATTCCTGTTAGTTCGCGTTCTCTTCCGCCGCGGTTTTGCCGATGATGCTGGTATCTTCCGCATCCATAATGCCGAACTCCATTAGCAGCTCTTCCAGCTCATCCATGGTGCAGGGCGTCGGGACGACCTTCATGGTGTTGTTGACGATCTTGCTCGCCAGGGTGCGATATTCATTGGCCTGCTTGCAGGTCGGATCGTACTCAATCACCGTCATACGGCGGATTTCGGCACGCTGCACGATATTGTCGCGAGGAACGAAGTGGATCATCTGGGTGCCGAGTTTTTCCGCCAGCGCGATGATCAGCTCATCTTCTCGGTCGGTCTGGCGTGAATTACAAATCAGCCCACCGAGGCGCACTTTGCCGGATTTGGCGTATTTCACGATCCCTTTCGAAATATTGTTGGCGGCATACATCGCCATCATTTCGCCGGAACAGACGATGTAGATCTCCTGCGCTTTGTTTTCACGGATGGGCATGGCAAAACCACCACACACCACATCCCCCAACACGTCATAAAAGACAAAGTCGAGATCAGGTACGTAGGCACCTTCTTCTTCAAGGAAGTTGATGGCGGTGATGACGCCACGACCGGCACAACCGACGCCTGGCTCCGGGCCGCCGGATTCGGCGCAGCGCACGTTGCCGTAGCCGATTTGCAGCACATCTTCCAGCTCAAGGTCCTCCACTGAGCCAACTTCTGCGGCCATTTCCATAATGGTGTTCTGTGCTTTGGCATGCAGGATTAAACGGGTTGAGTCCGCTTTGGGGTCACAGCCCACAATCATGACTTTCTTGCCCATCTCCGCCAGCGCAGCGACCAGGTTCTGAGTAGTGGTGGATTTGCCGATACCACCTTTGCCGTAGATGGCACATTGACGCATGGTCATCGTATGTCTCCTGTTGGTTTGGTGTGATTGCTCAGAAAACAGTGCAGAGAACATACCAGCCGTAC comes from the Pantoea sp. At-9b genome and includes:
- the nifH gene encoding nitrogenase iron protein encodes the protein MTMRQCAIYGKGGIGKSTTTQNLVAALAEMGKKVMIVGCDPKADSTRLILHAKAQNTIMEMAAEVGSVEDLELEDVLQIGYGNVRCAESGGPEPGVGCAGRGVITAINFLEEEGAYVPDLDFVFYDVLGDVVCGGFAMPIRENKAQEIYIVCSGEMMAMYAANNISKGIVKYAKSGKVRLGGLICNSRQTDREDELIIALAEKLGTQMIHFVPRDNIVQRAEIRRMTVIEYDPTCKQANEYRTLASKIVNNTMKVVPTPCTMDELEELLMEFGIMDAEDTSIIGKTAAEENAN
- the nifD gene encoding nitrogenase molybdenum-iron protein alpha chain — encoded protein: MSNATADRNLEIIQEVLEIYPEKTRKERRKHMMVTDPEMESVGKCIISNRKSQPGVMTVRGCAYAGSKGVVFGPIKDMAHISHGPIGCGQYSRAGRRNYFTGISGVDSFVTLNFTSDFQERDIVFGGDKKLTKLIEEMEELFPLTKGISIQSECPVGLIGDDISAVAKASSTAINKPVVPVRCEGFRGVSQSLGHHIANDVIRDWVLDNREGQPFTTTPYDVAIIGDYNIGGDAWASRILLEEMGLRVVAQWSGDGTLVEMENTPFVKLNLVHCYRSMNYISRHMEEKHGIPWMEYNFFGPTKVAESLRKIADQFDDQIRANAEAVIARYQAQNDAIIAKYRPRLEGRKVLLYMGGLRPRHLIGAYEDLGMEIIAAGYEFGHNDDYDRTLPDLKEGTLLFDDASSYELEAFVKALKPDLIGSGIKEKYIFQKMGVPFRQMHSWDYSGPYHGYDGFAIFARDMDMTLNNPAWGQLTAPWLKSA
- the nifK gene encoding nitrogenase molybdenum-iron protein subunit beta, with the translated sequence MSQTVDKIHNCHPLFEQDEYQKLFSGKRSQEEAWDQARVQEVFQWTTTAEYEALNFKREALTIDPAKACQPLGAVLCSLGFANTLPYVHGSQGCVAYFRTYFNRHFKEPVACVSDSMTEDAAVFGGNNNMNTGLQNASILYKPEIIAVSTTCMAEVIGDDLQAFIANAKKDGFVDASLPVPFAHTPSFIGSHITGWDNMFEGFAKTFTADHEAQPGRIPRLNMVTGFETYLGNFRVLKRMMAQMAVPCSLLSDPSEVLDTPADGHYHMYAGGTTQQEMREAPDAIDTLLLQPWQLVKSKKVVQEMWNQPATEVQIPMGLAATDDLLMTVSQLTGTAIPDVLALERGRLVDMMLDSHSWLHGKKFGLFGDPDFVMGLTRFLLELGCEPTVVLCHNGSKRWQKAMKKMLETSPYGKESEVFINCDLWHFRSLMFTRQPDFMIGNSYAKFIQRDTLAKGEQFEVPLIRLGFPLFDRHHLHRQTTWGYEGAMSMLTTLVNAVLEKVDKDTIKLGKTDYGFDLIR